GTAGCCGGAGACGTACCGGGTGGGCAGGCCCAGGCCGCGCAGCAGCGCGATCGTGACGTGGGCGATGTCCTGGCAGACCCCGGCGCCCTGGTCCCAGGCCTCGGCGGCCGAGGTGTTCACGCCGGTGACGCCGGGCAGGTAGGACACCTGGTCGGCGACCATCGCCGACACGGCCACCGCCGTCCCGTGCGGGTCCAGGCCCATGGCCGCCTTCCTCGCCTTCTTCACCAGCTTCGGCGGCACCGTCGTACGGGCCGTGGGGCCGGCGAACTCCAGCAGGCGGGAGCCGGCCGTGCGTTCGGCGATCGCCGGCCACCCCGGGGCCGGCGGCAGCGCGCCCGGTGGGGCCGTCTCCACCAGGCTGGACGCCGTGATGGTGAGGTCCGCGTGCGGGTCCATCAGCTCGAAGGCGGTGACCTGGGTGCCCCAGTAGTCCCAGTACGACCAGGTCGTGGCCGCCGGGCGGATGGTCACCCGGGAGTCCAGCGTCGTCTGGCCCGGCAGGGTGAGGGGGGTCATCCTGACCTCGTTGTGCGACAGGACGGCGGCCTGCGTGTAGGAGACACGGGTCGTGTGCCGGATGCGGAGCCTGCGGGTGGCGGCCGTGGTGGCCGTGGACTGAGCGGTCATCGTGCTCACGCTCCTTCCTGGGCCCACACGACGGGCCCCTGGTACGGGTAGAACCGCTCCGCCACCGCCTCCGCCGACGCCATACAGGCGGCCTGCAAGTCGCCCAGGAGCAGCGGCAGTTGCTCCTCCAGGGCGGGTGAGTCGAGGTATTCGAGGCGGGTGCGCAGCCGGCCGATGGGACGGCGGGCCGGGTCCTGCCGGGGACGGCCGAGCGCGCTCAGGCACTCCTCGGCCGTCGTCAGCGCGTGCAGCGCCGAGCGCGGGAAGTCCCGGTCCAGGAGCAGGAATTCGGCCACTCTCGGGGTGTCGCCGAAACCGCCGTACACGCGCGCGTACGCCTCGTCGGCGCCGGACGCGCTCAGCAGGGTCGGCCAGTCGGGCGCGTGGGCGGCGTCCAGGACGCGCACCGACAGCAGCCGTACGGTCATGTCCACCCGCTCCAGGCTCCGGCCCAGGACGACGAACCGCCAGCTGTCGTCGCGGCTCATCGTGGAGTCGGCGAGCCCGAAGAAGAGGGCCGCACGGCTGCGGACGAGCTCCAGATAGCCGTAGGGGCCCGTACGGCGGGCCGCCCGGCGCTGGTCGGCGAGGGCGTGCCAGGTGGCGTTCAGGCACTCCCACATCGCCGAGGAGACGGCCTCGCGGGCGCTGCGCGCGTTCAGCCGGGCGGCGCCCAGCGCGCCCTCGATGGCGCAGGTGGAGCGGGAGTCGAAGGCCAGCTGGTCCAGGACCTGCTGCATGTCGACGCTGTCGGCGCCCGCGTCGACGCCGAGGATCGCGTACAGCGACCGGCAGGCCACGTCCTCGTCGCGCCAGGGGTCCTCCAGCATGCGGTGGAGGTAGGCGTCGAGGATGCGCGCGGTGGCGTCGGCCCGTTCGACGTAGCGGCCGGTCCAGGTCAGCGCTTCCGCTATGCGGGAGAGGATCACGTCGTTCACTGCTGCTGCGCCCCTTCCTGTACGGCGCTGGGGACCCCGTCCGGGCCCAGCTGGCGGGGTGCGACGGCCGGTGGCGCGTCGTCGGCCGGCAGGGCGGCCGGGCCGTCCGCCGGGCCCTCGGCGAGGACCCAGGTGTCCTTGGAGCCGCCGCCCTGGCTGGAGTTGACGATCAGGTTGCCCTCCTGAAGCGCCACCCGCGTCAGTCCGCCGGGCAGCACCCAGATGTCGGTGCCGTCGTTGACGGCGAACGGCCGCAGGTCGATGTGGCGCGGTGCCATGCGGTCGCCCGCGAGGGTGGGCGAGGTGGACAGGGCCACGGGCCGCTGGGCGATGAAGCCGCGCGGGTCGGCGGCGACGGCCTTCCGCGTCTTCGCCAGGGTCTTGGCGTCGGCCTTCGGGCCGATGACGATGCCCTGCCCGCCGGCGCCGTCGACGGGCTTGATGACCAGCCGGTCGAGCTGGTCGAGCACGGCGTCGAGCTGCCCGGGCTCGTCGGGGCGGTACGACTCCACGTTGGGGAGGACCGGTTCCTCGCCGAGGTAGTACCGGATGAGGTCCGGGACGTACGTGTACAGCAGCTTGTCGTCCGCTATGCCGTTGCCGACGGCGTTGGCGAGGGTGACCTTTCCGGCCAGGGCCGCGGTCATGATGCCCGGGCAGCCGATCACGGAGTCGGGGCGGAAGTGGAGCGGGTCGAGGAAGTCGTCGTCGAGCCGCCGGTAGACGACATGGACCGGGACCTCGCCCTTGGTGGTCCGCATCCACACCCGGTGGTTGCGGCACACGAGGTCGTGCCCCTCGACCAGCTGCACGCCCATCAGCCGTGCCAGCAGGGCGTGTTCGAAGTAGGCGGCGTTGCTGGGGCCGGGGGTGAGGACGACGACCCGCGGGTCCGCGGTCCCCTCGGGCGCGGCGGCCCGCAGGGCGGCGAGCAGCCGCGCGGGGTAGCCGTCCACCGGCACGACGTGCTGCCCGTCGAAGAGCGAGGGGAACACCCGGGTCATCGCCCGCCGGTTCTCGATGACGTACGACACCCCGCTGGGGACCCGCACGTTGTCCTCGAGCACCCGGAAGTCCCCCGCCTCGTCCCGGACGAGGTCGATGCCGGCGACGTGGATGCGTACCCCGCCGGGTGGTTCGACGCCGTGGGCCGCGCGGTGGAAGTGCGGGGAGCCCAGCAGCAGCCGCCAGGGGACGACACCGTCCTCGAAGGCGCGACAGGGCCCGTAGGCGTCGGCGAGATAGGCCTCCAGGGCTCTGACCCGTTGGGCGACCCCTCTTTGTATGAAATCCCATTCCAGCGCGTCGAGGATCCTGGGCACCAGGTCCAGCGGCCAGGGCCGTTCCTCGCCCGCGAAGGCGTAGGTCACCCCGCGGTCGGTGAAGGCGCGGGCCATCTGGTCCGCCCTGAAGCGCAGTTCACCCGGTTCGATCGGCTGGAGTGCCGCCAGTACCGGCTCATAGGCGGTCCTGACCTCACCCGGCCGCTCGAACATCTCGTCCCACGCGTCGACCAGCGCGTACGCGTCAAATATGTCCGCCATGGCCCGACGTTAAGTGCGGGACGTAACACGGCGATCACTCGGGCATTTCCGGGAGTGCACGGGTGCTCGGTGGGCCCGCGGAGCACTGCGGGTGTGATGGCCCGTGGCCGGGGCCCGGCCGGACTCCCCCGTGGTCCGGCCGGGTTGGCTGTGCTCTCCCCCGAGTGGGGAGCACCCGGGGGCAAGCGGAATCCACCATGCACCGTCGCCAACGCCCCGCACCACCGTCAGCTTGTTGCAGTGCGAGGGGAGGAGGCCGGGAGAAACAGGAACAGACCGGTGGTTTTCCCAGGCGTCGGCCGGGGCAGCCGTGTTGCGGAGCTGGTCCGGGCCGCGCATAGTTGCGCTCCGGAAGAGGCGTACGGCGGGGGTGGGATGGGCGATGGCCGGGCACGGGACGGAGGAGCATCCACACGGTGCCGACCGACTGTGCGAGGCCGGGGATCGCGTGTATTCCCGGGCCGTACGGCGCGGTCGGGTGGCGCGGACCGACGCCGGGACGGTCCCGTGCCTCCTGGAACTCGCCCTGCTGCACCCCGACCCCGACGACATGGACTGGCTGGTGCCGACCTCCCCGCAGGAGGTCATGACCCGGCTGCTGCGCGGTCTGTACGACGAGGTGAGCGCGAGCGGGCGCCGGATGGGCTCGGCGGTCGCCGCCTTCGAGTGGTACGCGGGCCTGGGCGGCCCCGCGCGGGGCGGGTCGGCCGGCGAGGGCGCGGCGATCCGTGTCCTGGACGGCGCCTCCCGGATCCAGGCCGCCCTGGACGCGGCGACCGAGGCGTGTACGACCGAGGTCCTCACCGTGCAGCCCGGCGGCATCCGGCGTGAGCACGAGTTGTCGGAGGGCCTGCACCGGGCGCTGGAGCTGCGCGGCCGGGGCGTGCGCATGCGGGACATCTACAACCACGTCGCGCGGCACGGCCAGGGCCTGCTCACCTACCTGGAGCTGATGGGCGACGCGGTGGAGGCCCGCACGCTGGACGAGGTCATCGACCGGCTGATCCTCTTCGACCGCACGGTCGCCTTCATCCCGGCGAACACCGACCGCACGATGGCCCTGGAGCTGCGCCACCCGGCCCTGATCTCCTACCTGGTGACGGTCTTCGAGCGGCTGTGGCGGCTGGCGATCCCGCTCACCGCGACGCTGCCCGAGACCCGGATCGAGGGCATCTCCCACCGGGAGCAGTCCATCGCGGCCCTGCTGGCGGAGGGGCACCAGGACGCCGTCATCGCCGAGCGCCTGGGCATCAGCGTCCGTACCTGCCGTGCGCACATCGCCCGGCTCTCGGAGACCCTGGGCGCGGCCAGCCGGACCCAGCTGGGGGTGCGGATCGCGCAGGTCGGCCTCGACCGGCCGTCCGGGGAGGCGGAGCCGCCGTCGGTCAGTCTTCCGGTGCCGGGGGCCGGTCCGGACCCGGCCGCTGCTCCTGCGCCCGGTCCCGGTTCTGTTCCCGGTCAAGGATCCCCGACTGCCCGATGAGGTAGCCGAGTTGGGCGCGGCTCTCGCTGCCGAGGGTGGTGGCGAGTTTGGCGATGTGGACGCGGGCGGTCCGGATGTTCATGCCGAGGCGGTCGGCGATGACGGCGTCGGTGTGCCCTTCGACGAGGAGGGCGGCGATGGCCTGCTGCCGGGGGGTGACGCCGTTGAGGGACGGGCGGTGCACCGCCTGCGGGTACATGGGGGTGGCCAGCCGCCAGAGGCGGTCGAAGGTGATGGTGAAGTACGTGAGGAGGGCGGGGTGGCGGACCTCCAGGGCCAGTCGGCCGTCCTCGCCGGCGGGGATGAAGGCGACCTTGCCGTCGATGACGATCAGGCGGTCGGTGACCTCGTCGAGGGTGCGGGCCGCCACATCGCCCCGGAGCTGCTCGTAGCGGGCCAGTACGAGGGGCTGGTGGCGCTGGGTGTGCTGGTAGAGGGTGCGGATGCGGCAGCCCCGGTCGAGCAGGGCCTGGTCGCGAGCCATGGCCACGGTCTGGGCCGTCTGGCCGCGCGGCCCGCTGTAGTGGACGTTGGGCTGGATGCAGAGCAGTTCGTCCGTGGCCTCGGCCGTCGCCTCGGTGATGGCCCCGTTGATCTGTTCCGTGCCGCTGAGCAGACGCAGGGAGGCGGGATCGGCGGCGGCGGTGCGGCTGCCGGTGATCCGCATGAGGGGTTCGAAGAGGGTCGCCAGCCGTTCCTCGCGGCGCCGTTCGTCGGCGATGCGGGTGCCCGAGGCGCGCAGCAGCCGGTGCAGGGCCAGGGCGGGGGAGACGGGTTCGAGTTGGTCCGGGTCGTCCACGACCGGGTGCAGGAGGCCGAAGGAGAGCAGACAGGGGGCCGCTGTCTCGGCCTCCCCGGTCTTGACCCGTCCGTCGCGCAGGGCCGCCTCGTAGAGGTTCGTGCCGGCGGCGCACAGGTTCTCCACGCCGTGGGGGGCGTGCGGCGGCGCGTTCACTGCGAATCTCTCTCCTGTTCGAGGACGGCGGGACGGCGGGACGGCGGATGGCCGGGCGGCCGGGCGGGGCGCGGGCGTGCCGTTCCCGGTTCTCGGTTCCGGGCCCGCCCGCACGGTCAGGGTTCCTGTTTGAGGATCCCCGACTGAGCTATGAGGAAGCCGAGTTGGGCACGGCTGCCGCTGCCCAGAGCCGTGGCGAGTTTCGCTATGTGGGCTCGGCAGGTGCGTACGTTCATGCCCAGACGGCGGGCTATGGCCTCGTCGACATGCCCCTCGACGAGGAGCTTGGCGATGGAGTGCTGGATGTCCGTGATGCCGTCGGGGGCGGTCTCGTAGGGGGCGCCGGTGGCCAGCGGCACCGCGCGGCCCCACATGAACTCGAAGACCTTGATCAGGTAGCGGACGAGCCCCGGGTGCCGGAGTTCGAGGGCGACCTGTCCGTCGTCCCGGGTCGGGATGAAGGCGACGGTCTCGTCGCAGATGATCAGCCGCTCCACGAGTTCGTCGATGGTGCGGTACTCCACCTTGCCGTCGGTGAACTGGGAGACGTAGGCCAGCGTCTCGGGGCTGTACCGGGCCGTGTGCTGGTAGAGGGTCCGGATCCGGCAACCGCGTTCGATCAGCGGTCTGTCGCGCTCGAGGCCCTGCACGAGGGTGTGTTCGAGGCGCCGGCGGCTCGGCTGGACGGTGAGCATCTCGGTCTGGCACTGGGAGGTGGCCAGATCGAGTGCGGCGTTGATCCGGTCGATGCCCTCCAGCACCGTGATCGAGTGTGTGGTCGGCGTCGGCTGGGCGCTGAGGGTCATGAACGGCTCGAAAGCGTCGGCGAGTTCGACCGACAGCCGTCTGCGCTGGGTGATCTCGCGCTCGATCGGGTTGAGCAGTTGGGACAGTGCGATCGACGGGGGCACCGGACGTAGCCAGTTCGCGTCGTCGGGGTCCGCATGAAGCAGGGCGAACTCCATCAAACACGGAGCAGGCTCCACGTCCTCACGGGCTATGCGGCCCGTCCGAAGAGCGTTCCCGTAGAGACGGCGACCTTCCTCGCACAGCTCAGTCGACGCATGAGGATGTGTCTGCTTTGTCTCATTTTTCGTCAAATCTCCACCCCCCAGGGTCCTGAACGTGCAGGAACATGATGCATCGATTGTGTGGCCATGACGTGCCCGAATGGGCCATCGTCGTAGTGGACGGGGGAGAGGTGACCTTCAAATGAGGACGAAGCCGACTATGCATAAGAGAATGCTTCGCTCGGCGCTTGCCGCCGCCTTCTCCGCCGCCTTGGCTTTCGGGGCGCTGAGTGGCCTTGCGGGAACGACGGGTGACACGGCGCGCGACAGTACCTGGAGCACGGGTACCGAGACCGTCGCGGCGCCCGCGGACAGTACGTGGGTCGCGCCCCGCGACAGCACGTGGGTGATCACGGCGGCAGACGTGCCGGGTGACAGCACTTGGGTCGCTCCCAGCGACAGTACGTGGGTCGCCGAGTCATGACCACTCCACCCGACGACCGCTCCTTCCGCCGCGAAATGGCCACCGCCTACCGCTCCGGCTGGCACTTCATCGACCTGGTCACCGCCATCCCCCACAGTGGTGACTCGTTGATGGTGACCGTGTTCGGCGAGCCGGTGGTCGTGACGCGCGACGAGGACGAGGACGTACGGGCCTACCGGTGCCTGCGCAAGCCCCGGGGGGCGCCGCAGCCCGTGCGGTGCGCCATTCGTTACGGAATGATCTTTGTGAACCTGGACCAGCGGGACCACCGGCTCGTGGAGCCCGAGACCCCGCCCCTGAAGACCATCTCAGCCACCCCCCGCAGTGCCTGACGCGATTCCCCCGTCGTAACAGATCGCTCAGGTGCTTCCCCCCGCAGCGGCGTCACCGTGACCTGAACACGGTGACGCCGCTGTAATTTGCGGGGACATTTCCGCACATGCACCCGCTTGAGCCTTGGCCGAAAAACGACGGGGACGGATCTGGTCATCCGCCACGCCTCACCCGCGTCAGCCGCGACCCATCGCCCGGGTCAGCTCGATCTCGATCACCACGCGCGCGGGGTTCGGGCTCGGCGTGCGTCCGTAGCGCTCGGCGTACCGGCGCTCCGCCTCCGCGACCCGGTCCGGCTCCCCGCGCACGTACGCCCTGCCCTCCAGGGTGGCCCAGCGCCGGCCGTCCACCTGGCACACCGCGACCCGGGCGCCGGCCGGGCCCGCCGCCAGGACGTTGCCGACCTTCGTGCTGCGCTTGTCGGCGATGACCCGAGCGAGCCGCGCCCCGGGTTCGTATGTCACTCCGACCGGAACCACGTGCGGACTGCCGTCCGGACGTGGTGTGGTCAGTGTGCACAGGTGCCGTTCGCGCCAGAAGGCGAGATACGGCGCGTCCGGGGCGCCCGGGTCCTGGGGGTATGCGGCCATGGTCCGGAACCTAACCCGTTCCCGGACTCCCGCGCACACCTTGAGCGGAATAGACTCAACTTTGTGTACGCTGACTGAGTCAGACACGGGAGACTGCTGACGCCAGGAGGAGAAAGCGAACGTGGACGCCGAGCTGACCAACCGGAGCCGGGACGCGATCAACGCGGCCAGCAACAGGGCCGTGTCCCAGGGACACGCCGACCTCATCCCCGCCCATCTGCTCCTCGCTCTGCTCCAGGGCCAGGAGAACGACAACATCGTCGATCTCCTGGCCGCCGTCGACGCGGACCAGGCGGCCGTGCGGGCCGGGGCCGAGAAGGTGCTCGGCGCGCTGCCCAGCGTGACCGGGTCCACCGTCGCGCCCCCGCAGCCCAACCGCGAGCTGCTTTCCGTCATCGCCGACGCGCAGAGCCGGGCCCGCGAGCTGGGGGACGAGTACCTGTCGACCGAGCACCTGCTCATCGGCATCGCCGCCAAGGGAGGACAGGCCGGTGACGTGCTGGACCGGCAGGGAGCGACCCCGAAGAAGCTCCAGGAGGCCTTCCAGAAGTCCCGCGGCGGGCGCCGGGTGACCAGCGCCGACCCCGAGGGGCAGTACAAGGCCCTGGAGAAGTTCGGGACGGACTTCACCGCCGCCGCCCGCGAGGGCAAGCTCGACCCGGTCATCGGGCGGGACCAGGAGATCCGGCGCGTCGTGCAGGTCCTCTCCCGGCGCACGAAGAACAACCCCGTCCTCATCGGCGAGCCCGGCGTCGGCAAGACCGCCGTCGTCGAGGGGCTCGCCCAGCGGATCGTCAAGGGCGACGTGCCCGAGTCCCTCAGGAACAAGCGGCTCGTCGCGCTCGACCTCGGCGCGATGGTCGCGGGCGCCAAGTACCGGGGCGAGTTCGAGGAGCGGCTGAAGACCGTCCTCGCCGAGATCAAGGACTCCGACGGGCAGATCATCACCTTCATCGACGAGCTGCACACGGTCGTCGGCGCGGGCGCCGGCGGCGACTCCGCCATGGACGCCGGCAACATGCTCAAGCCGATGCTCGCGCGCGGTGAGCTGCGCATGGTCGGTGCCACGACGCTCGACGAG
The sequence above is a segment of the Streptomyces asoensis genome. Coding sequences within it:
- a CDS encoding transglutaminase family protein codes for the protein MTAQSTATTAATRRLRIRHTTRVSYTQAAVLSHNEVRMTPLTLPGQTTLDSRVTIRPAATTWSYWDYWGTQVTAFELMDPHADLTITASSLVETAPPGALPPAPGWPAIAERTAGSRLLEFAGPTARTTVPPKLVKKARKAAMGLDPHGTAVAVSAMVADQVSYLPGVTGVNTSAAEAWDQGAGVCQDIAHVTIALLRGLGLPTRYVSGYLHPERDAELHRPVAGQSHAWVEYWAGDWHGYDPTNRTRPDESHVVVGRGRDYDDVTPHKGIYRGVAGGPPEVTVEFTRVA
- a CDS encoding helix-turn-helix transcriptional regulator, encoding MAGHGTEEHPHGADRLCEAGDRVYSRAVRRGRVARTDAGTVPCLLELALLHPDPDDMDWLVPTSPQEVMTRLLRGLYDEVSASGRRMGSAVAAFEWYAGLGGPARGGSAGEGAAIRVLDGASRIQAALDAATEACTTEVLTVQPGGIRREHELSEGLHRALELRGRGVRMRDIYNHVARHGQGLLTYLELMGDAVEARTLDEVIDRLILFDRTVAFIPANTDRTMALELRHPALISYLVTVFERLWRLAIPLTATLPETRIEGISHREQSIAALLAEGHQDAVIAERLGISVRTCRAHIARLSETLGAASRTQLGVRIAQVGLDRPSGEAEPPSVSLPVPGAGPDPAAAPAPGPGSVPGQGSPTAR
- a CDS encoding circularly permuted type 2 ATP-grasp protein, which produces MADIFDAYALVDAWDEMFERPGEVRTAYEPVLAALQPIEPGELRFRADQMARAFTDRGVTYAFAGEERPWPLDLVPRILDALEWDFIQRGVAQRVRALEAYLADAYGPCRAFEDGVVPWRLLLGSPHFHRAAHGVEPPGGVRIHVAGIDLVRDEAGDFRVLEDNVRVPSGVSYVIENRRAMTRVFPSLFDGQHVVPVDGYPARLLAALRAAAPEGTADPRVVVLTPGPSNAAYFEHALLARLMGVQLVEGHDLVCRNHRVWMRTTKGEVPVHVVYRRLDDDFLDPLHFRPDSVIGCPGIMTAALAGKVTLANAVGNGIADDKLLYTYVPDLIRYYLGEEPVLPNVESYRPDEPGQLDAVLDQLDRLVIKPVDGAGGQGIVIGPKADAKTLAKTRKAVAADPRGFIAQRPVALSTSPTLAGDRMAPRHIDLRPFAVNDGTDIWVLPGGLTRVALQEGNLIVNSSQGGGSKDTWVLAEGPADGPAALPADDAPPAVAPRQLGPDGVPSAVQEGAQQQ
- a CDS encoding helix-turn-helix transcriptional regulator, with amino-acid sequence MNAPPHAPHGVENLCAAGTNLYEAALRDGRVKTGEAETAAPCLLSFGLLHPVVDDPDQLEPVSPALALHRLLRASGTRIADERRREERLATLFEPLMRITGSRTAAADPASLRLLSGTEQINGAITEATAEATDELLCIQPNVHYSGPRGQTAQTVAMARDQALLDRGCRIRTLYQHTQRHQPLVLARYEQLRGDVAARTLDEVTDRLIVIDGKVAFIPAGEDGRLALEVRHPALLTYFTITFDRLWRLATPMYPQAVHRPSLNGVTPRQQAIAALLVEGHTDAVIADRLGMNIRTARVHIAKLATTLGSESRAQLGYLIGQSGILDREQNRDRAQEQRPGPDRPPAPED
- a CDS encoding alpha-E domain-containing protein: MNDVILSRIAEALTWTGRYVERADATARILDAYLHRMLEDPWRDEDVACRSLYAILGVDAGADSVDMQQVLDQLAFDSRSTCAIEGALGAARLNARSAREAVSSAMWECLNATWHALADQRRAARRTGPYGYLELVRSRAALFFGLADSTMSRDDSWRFVVLGRSLERVDMTVRLLSVRVLDAAHAPDWPTLLSASGADEAYARVYGGFGDTPRVAEFLLLDRDFPRSALHALTTAEECLSALGRPRQDPARRPIGRLRTRLEYLDSPALEEQLPLLLGDLQAACMASAEAVAERFYPYQGPVVWAQEGA
- a CDS encoding pyridoxamine 5'-phosphate oxidase family protein — protein: MAAYPQDPGAPDAPYLAFWRERHLCTLTTPRPDGSPHVVPVGVTYEPGARLARVIADKRSTKVGNVLAAGPAGARVAVCQVDGRRWATLEGRAYVRGEPDRVAEAERRYAERYGRTPSPNPARVVIEIELTRAMGRG